In the Gossypium arboreum isolate Shixiya-1 chromosome 10, ASM2569848v2, whole genome shotgun sequence genome, one interval contains:
- the LOC108488616 gene encoding sulfate transporter 3.1-like — MGSTGEYESQRRVPVPHSKPFLKSLQARLKETFFPDDPFRQFKNQPTSSKFLLGLQYFVPIIEWAPHYTFDFFKADLIAGITVASLAVPQGISYASLASIPPIIGLYSSFVPPLLYAMLGSSRDLAVGTVAVASLLISSMLGKEVSPTENPKQYVQLVFTATFFAGVFQASLGILRLGFIVDFLSHATIVGFMGGAATIVCFQQLKGILGLIHFTHETDLVSVMRSVFSQIHQWRWESAVLGCCFLFFLLLTRYFSKRKAAFFWINAMAPLTTVILGSLLVYLTHAEKHGVQVIGHLKKGLNPPSASDLAFGSSHLMAAIKTGIVIGIIGLAEGIAVGRTFAMFKNYHIDGNKEMIAFGMMNIAGSCTSCYLTAGPFSRTAVNFNAGSRSAVSNIVMATAVMFTLLFLTPLFHYTPLVVLSSIIIAAMLGLLDYEAAIHLWKIDKFDFFICLGAYLGVVLGSVEIGLIIAITVSLLRIILFVARPRTMVLGNIPNSGIYRSMDQYQIANSVPGILILQIDAPVFFANASYLRERISRWIYEEEDRLKSAGEASLHYVILDLSAVGSIDTSGISMLEELMKNVHRKGLQLLLANPQSEMMKKLDKSKLIDKIGQGWIFLTVEEAVSACNFMLHTCKAIHVAVDQNAEENKV, encoded by the exons ATGGGAAGTACCGGAGAGTATGAGAGCCAGCGCCGGGTACCGGTTCCTCATTCGAAACCATTTCTTAAGTCTTTACAAGCAAGACTCAAGGAGACTTTCTTTCCTGATGACCCTTTTAGGCAGTTCAAGAATCAGCCTACTTCCAGCAAGTTCTTGCTCGGATTACAATACTTTGTACCAATTATTGAATGGGCTCCTCATTACACTTTCGACTTCTTTAAGGCTGATTTGATTGCCGGTATCACCGTTGCCAGCCTTGCCGTTCCTCAAGGGATAAGCTATGCAAGTTTGGCTAGCATTCCACCAATTATTGGACTTT ATTCAAGCTTTGTTCCGCCGCTGCTATATGCCATGTTGGGGAGCTCGAGAGATTTGGCAGTGGGAACTGTCGCTGTCGCATCACTTCTAATATCTTCAATGCTTGGCAAGGAGGTTAGCCCTACTGAAAACCCCAAGCAATATGTTCAGTTAGTCTTCACGGCTACTTTCTTTGCTGGAGTGTTCCAAGCTTCCCTTGGCATCTTAAG ACTTGGATTTATCGTGGATTTTCTGTCACATGCAACCATAGTGGGATTTATGGGTGGAGCAGCCACGATTGTGTGTTTTCAACAATTGAAAGGGATTCTTGGTTTAATTCATTTTACTCATGAGACTGATCTTGTATCTGTTATGCGCTCAGTTTTCAGCCAAATTCATCAg TGGAGATGGGAGAGTGCTGTTCTGGGATgttgttttcttttcttccttctcctcACTAGATACTTT AGCAAGAGAAAGGCAGCTTTCTTCTGGATAAACGCCATGGCACCGCTCACCACAGTTATTTTGGGAAGCCTCCTCGTTTATCTGACGCATGCAGAAAAACATGGCGTTCAAGTG ATTGGGCACTTGAAGAAAGGGTTGAATCCACCGTCTGCATCAGACCTGGCGTTTGGGTCGTCCCACTTGATGGCGGCTATAAAAACCGGGATCGTCATTGGCATCATTGGCCTTGCT GAAGGAATTGCAGTCGGAAGAACCTTTGCCATGTTCAAGAACTATCACATTGATGGGAACAAAGAAATGATCGCCTTCGGGATGATGAACATTGCTGGCTCATGCACCTCCTGTTACTTAACTGCAG GACCATTTTCAAGAACTGCAGTGAACTTTAATGCTGGAAGCAGAAGTGCAGTCTCCAACATTGTAATGGCAACAGCAGTGATGTTTACGTTGTTATTTCTAACACCATTGTTCCATTACACTCCTCTTGTGGTACTTTCCTCAATAATTATAGCAGCCATGCTTGGCCTGCTTGACTATGAAGCTGCAATCCACCTTTGGAAAATTGACAAATTCGACTTCTTCATCTGCTTGGGGGCATATCTCGGTGTTGTCCTCGGAAGCGTTGAGATTGGTCTAATCATTGCG ATCACTGTTTCATTGCTAAGGATTATTCTCTTTGTGGCGAGGCCCAGAACGATGGTTTTAGGCAATATTCCAAACTCTGGGATCTATAGAAGTATGGACCAATACCAAATCGCGAACAGTGTTCCAGGGATCCTCATACTGCAAATAGACGCCCCTGTTTTCTTTGCCAATGCAAGCTATCTAAGAGAAAG GATCTCGAGATGGATTTATGAAGAGGAAGACAGGTTAAAATCTGCAGGAGAAGCTAGCTTACACTATGTCATATTAGATTTGAGTG CGGTAGGTAGCATTGATACTAGTGGAATTAGCATGCTCGAAGAACTCATGAAGAATGTCCATAGAAAAGGTCTACAG CTTCTGTTGGCTAACCCGCAAAGCGAGATGATGAAGAAGCTAGACAAGTCAAAACTCATTGACAAGATCGGGCAAGGATGGATCTTCTTGACAGTAGAAGAGGCTGTTTCAGCATGTAATTTCATGCTGCACACATGCAAGGCAATTCATGTAGCAGTTGACCAGAATGCTGAAGAGAATAAAGTCTAA